The following are encoded in a window of Sorex araneus isolate mSorAra2 chromosome 11, mSorAra2.pri, whole genome shotgun sequence genomic DNA:
- the PRDX3 gene encoding thioredoxin-dependent peroxide reductase, mitochondrial — protein sequence MAAAAGRLLRASVARHLSAFPWAVSASAALRPATSGRTCLTNALWSASGQAKYTFSTSSSYSAPAVTQHAPHFKGTAVVNGEFKEISLDDFKGKYLVLFFYPLDFTFVCPTEIVAFSDKANEFHDVNCEVVAVSVDSHFCHLAWINTPRKSGGLGHMNIMLLSDLTKQISRDYGVLLEGPGLALRGLFIIDPNGVIKHLSINDLPVGRSVEETLRLVKAFQFVETHGEVCPANWTPDSPTIKPHPTDSKEYFEKVNQ from the exons ATGGCGGCGGCTGCTGGAAGGTTACTCCGGGCTTCG GTTGCCCGACACCTGAGCGCCTTCCCATGGGCTGTTTCTGCCTCTGCGGCCCTAAGACCTGCCACTTCTGGAAGAACTTGCTTGACCAATGCTTTGTGGTCAGCCTCGGGACAAGCCAAATACACCTTTAGCACCA GCTCCTCGTACAGTGCTCCCGCCGTGACCCAGCACGCGCCCCATTTCAAGGGCACAGCCGTGGTCAACGGAGAGTTCAAAGAAATCAGCCTGGATGACTTCAAGGGGAAATACTTGGTGCTCTTCTTCTACCCTTTGGATTT CACCTTTGTGTGTCCTACAGAGATTGTGGCTTTCAGTGACAAAGCTAATGAGTTTCACGACGTGAACTGTGAGGTCGTCGCGGTGTCGGTGGACTCACACTTCTGCCATCTGGCCTGGATAAACACACCCCGGAAG AGCGGCGGTTTGGGCCACATGAACATCATGCTGCTGTCGGACCTGACGAAGCAGATCTCCCGAGACTACGGCGTGCTGCTGGAAGGGCCCGGGCTCGCGCTGAG AGGCCTCTTCATCATCGACCCCAATGGAGTCATCAAGCACCTGAGCATCAATGATCTCCCCGTGGGCCGCAGCGTGGAAGAGACCCTGCGCCTGGTGAAGGCGTTCCAGTTCGTGGAAACCCACGGAGAGGTCTGCCCCGCCAACTGGACGCCGGATTCGCCTACG ATCAAGCCGCACCCGACGGATTCCAAAGAGTACTTTGAGAAGGTGAACCAGTAG
- the SFXN4 gene encoding sideroflexin-4 has product MEPNVRFGIVERQSFFQRFLQWTELLDPTNLVLSIEKIEKSRQILLTNEEAFKLDSEDPRIMEAWKRSLSTVHPDSSRLIPVPLRPAAFLPFTAPMVFLSLLPTKTLKSMVLPQASLYTYCTAFNLVNGNASYNRGPVESLLLGAGVTASCTFFGLIPRWVLKAPLKNSLLRKSLPVFLLAYISGMNVVATRSLEPMRGIEVMDREGNIIGYSRKAGTKAVKDTATSRVLLFGTSALIPEVFSVFLKKSQIFVRFPWSLWPLKLSCTVLVLGLMVPLSFSMYPQIGQIPSSQLEEEIQAATEEAELFYNRGV; this is encoded by the exons ATGGAGCCCAACGTGCGCTTCGGGATCGTCGAGCGCCAA TCCTTTTTCCAGAGGTTTCTTCAGTGGACAGAGCTGTTGGACCCTACCAATCTGGTCCTCTCCATC gaaaaaattgaaaaatcacGGCAAATACTGTTAACAAATGAAGAGGCTTTCAAACTTGACTCGGAAGACCCCCGG ATCATGGAAGCTTGGAAGAGAAGTCTC TCCACGGTGCACCCCGACAGCAGCAGGCTCATCCCCGTCCCCCTCCGGCCTGCAG CGTTCCTGCCCTTCACTGCGCCCATG GTGTTTCTGTCACTCCTGCCCACGAAAACCCTCAAGTCCATGGTTCTGCCTCAG gcctccctgTACACCTACTGCACCGCCTTCAACCTGGTCAACGGCAACGCCAGCTAC AACCGCGGCCCGGTGGAGAGCCTGCTGCTGGGGGCAGGCGTCACGGCGTCCTGCACCTTCTTTGGA CTGATTCCTCGTTGGGTGTTGAAGGCGCCACTGAAGAACTCTCTGCTGAGGAAATCCTTGCCCGTCTTCCTCCTGG CGTACATCAGCGGGATGAACGTGGTCGCCACCCGGAGCCTGGAGCCCATGCGCGGGATCGAGGTgatggacagagaagggaacatcatcGGCTACTCCCGGAAGGCCGGGACCAAG gccGTGAAGGACACGGCGACGTCCAGGGTGCTGCTCTTCGGGACCTCGGCGCTCATCCCCGAAGTCTTCTCCGTCTTCTTGAAAAA GTCGCAGATCTTCGTGCGGTTCCCGTGGTCGCTGTGGCCCCTGAAGCTGTCGTGCACGGTGCTGGTGCTGGGGCTGATGGTGCCGCTGTCCTTCAGCATGTACCCGCAGATCGGACAG ATCCCCAGCAGCCAGCTCGAGGAGGAGATCCAGGCGGCCACGGAGGAGGCGGAGCTGTTCTATAACAGAGGGGTGTAG